The following DNA comes from Castanea sativa cultivar Marrone di Chiusa Pesio chromosome 10, ASM4071231v1.
CCTGTCACTTTAGTGCTGCTTAATTTAGCTCTAGTTTGGTTTTTATCGAAATCTTTGAATATAAAACCTAGTCTCTAGAACTATCTTTAAACAAAACATGGAAATTATTACCCTCCTACCTTATCAAATATAGGAAACTCCGCCTTAAAGCGGGTGCAAGCAAACTCTAAGATCTGCTCATTGCTCCCAGGCTCCTGAGCTCCAAACTGATTGCATGGGAATGCAAGAATCTCCAGTCCTGAAACAAGGCAGAAGCAAGATTAGTCCTCTagcatccaaaaaaaaaaaaaaaagaagaataaaaagatgaaaagtcACTACTAAATTTGCAAGACATAATTCCAGAGCAAGAGTTCGTAACATGTTCTATGCTTTTCTATAGTATGGGTGTAAGTGTAACTTGATGCCAGgaaaagcaaaaataattaaaacagcACAAAGAAGAAAGGGagggaaaggaaaatgaaagcCAACCTTGATCTTTGTATTTCTCATACACTTGATTCAGCTCAGTGTAGTTTGAATTAGTCAAGCCACTGCATAAAAAGCTGAGTGTTAAAACTATACATAAAGTGTAGCACATAAACAGCAAGAGGGAGCAGCAATAAGCACAACTCTTTAGCAGAAGGAAGTTCACAAATATCACTATCTTAAGTACTAAATAAGTAAATATCCAGCTTGAGAGACTCTGTCTAAACTGGTTCTGGTCTAAGAACAGTCTTGCTGAATTGCTTCTAAGGTAACATATTCATACcattccataaaaaataaaaatatgtatgcCATGAGGAAGTTTAGGAGAGCATAATTCAtattaaaatcttattttattcaaatcagGATATTACCATCCAAATTTTAGTCTCCATCCTGATCAAGAGAACTTTCTATACTCTAATTGTGACAGTCACCTAAtcgtaaaaataaaaatgagaagttACACATACCATTGTGATGCAACATTGACAATCAAGAGGACCTTCCCCTTGTACTTGCTGAGATCAACATCGTTTCCCTTAGCATCCTGCAAGCATTAAAGAGAACTCGGATGAATGAAAGAAACATTATTATGTGTCTGAGAAAGCAAATTGATGTTACTGATCTCAAGgacaataatttatataaagaatcagacttttttttttttttgagaagcatatAAAGAATCAGACTTGGAAGTGCTTATTCGAACATTAAGGTTCCTACCTTAAAACTACAGCCCTCAGCAAAATCCATCACTCAATTATGTAGAAACAGATGCAGACTTAGTGACTAGTTTGATGccataaaatatagttttcaTAGTTGCAACGACAATTATCAAGCAAACACCAAAggaaaacaataatttaaagtCAAAACACAACTTTTTAGATCTTTTTATATGAGTTCTCCACTCCTATGATttatattcttctttctttcacaGTTTTTCTCAGCATGCAAACACACTAATTTGACAGACTGAATCCCCATTTCTTGAGTAACACTCATTCCCCGATCACTACTTATGTCACTCAATACAAAGATATAATCAAATCAACTTCTTAACCACACAAAACATCACAAACccacatgaaattttttttcaaaaaccaaagaaacaagaaaagcGTCTCCAAAAAGTTgacaaagggaaacaaacaGCCGTTTGGGAGGGCATTTCAAGCACACTTTTGAGCATTTTAAACCCACTTTTACATATTTCCACAATCTTTTTCACACGTAtcaaaaacaatcaaacaacCTTAGTCAAACTACTTTACCAAACACCccaaaataacccaaaaataaCCAACCTTGACGATGAAGTTGTGAACAGATTCAGTCTGGGATTGGCTAGCCATTGCACGAACCGATCGAAAATCAAACAACAAGGGCCTCGAGAACTCTGTTCGGATTGACTTCGAGAACAAAGAAACAGAAGAAAGATGCGAAAAACGCAAATGGGTTTGCTTAGAATAGGTTGAAAACTGGTTTGTCAACAAGGACGCAAAAATGGGTcccaatatttgattttttcgTAGGATAATGCGAGTTGAGGAACACAGCATTGCGAGttgtgagatatatatatacacatatagaTAGGTACAGAGGTTTGTACTCGTGTGGGTTTAGATGATCGTAGGGGCTATATAAGATTTGTGAATCTTGAGGTTACACGTGGAGGGCTGGTGTTGTGTGCACGTGTGGAGCATTATGGACCAAGTGTTGGGTTTTTTGGAGTTGAGCGAAACGGACGGCTAGGATCATTTGCATCAGAGAATACGTCATGGTATGGCAATACTAGTGTGAACTGGTCTGGTTAGTACTAGTGTGAACGGGGTATCTGTGTGCTTCTAGAGGATGGCTTTTGAGACGTGGCGTATTGTTTTTGtgcattgtgatttgtgagaATTTGCATGAGGTAGAAGTTTAGAGGTTCACATGTCCGTGCGTTCGGGACTAAAATTACAAGCCAGTTTGTCACAATCTCTTTTTGGACAATAGCCTTGTAGGACACAACTTTATCACAATTTTGATACGGTTGTAAtttttggaaggaaaaataaGTAGGAATATGTGATtcatacaaaaataatagataataaattACAGTCTACTACGTATAATAAATTACAGTCTACCACGTAAAGatagttgtgaaaaaatttattgcatGTTGATCCCacaataaatgaattttttttttctgccttGGTAGCTTATTTTCTCAAGTTCCACTATTATATTTTTGGTCAGAAAGGCAATACAATTAAGTGATTAGCTGAATGCGAGTCCTATGTTATGGTTTATCTCAAAATATCAAGTACGTTTTGCTTGTctcgctcttttttttttttttttttactataataattttaataaaaaaactaaataagttatTTCCAAACAAACACCGAAAAtaatttgaattctaaaacaaaaaagtatgaGACTAGAATCATTAATCCGAACTCCAGATGGTACCTCTCCACAAACTCACATACACGTGTCCTTTCGAAGAGGATTAGTAGGGCCTTGGTTCAAGCTGCATAAGGCATGTCATACTAGTAATATATTTCTAAGGGTAATGTTAACAAGTACCTTAAAACAATTGTTaacaaactattttagaaaagtttttataccacttttatggaaaTAGAACAAACTATCACAATAttaactacttttttttctataaaaacttttctaaaatggttcACTAACAAATGCCCTTAAGGTATCAGTTAACATTTCCTTATTTCTAATTATTTccagaaaaagaaacacaaaaagtcaaaaactatGAAGAGTGTCACAGACTACATAatgttagcaaaaaaaaattgtaaattaataCTGgccacaaaaaataagtttttatctcaatgattaatttgttataaaatttcagtattagtttatttcattataaaaatatgttgtaattttGGATTATGTATTACGTAATATGAACCGGTGCAATTTAGGTCGAATAAAATGTCTATTCATTGTACAAGACATGATTTCGTTCAAGTGAGAATGAAGTTAAGATATAAAGTTTATGTACACACTCGATAATCCCCAATTGACCAAAACCTTATTGTGGAAGTTACAAATTTGTACTTACAAGGCAGATGTTGTAGGCACCTCTACCCCAACCATACATGTATAAAAGCCAAAATTGAACCCTCATATCTAGAAAGGAAGAccgttgaaagaaaaaaataaaataaagagaaaaccTAGAGAGAGAATTCCATATTTCCATGGTCTTCCAAACCTCTCCAATTGACTATCCTTGAGAGGCCTTATTGTTCCAAGAACTTGATTACCTACTGTGTGTTGGACTTTGATCACAGAAACGCATAAAAGAATCCAAATCTTCAAGTAGTTCTTGGAGTGGCCGAGAGATTTAGTTTACAAGCAGAAATCGTTTGTGAAGTGGAGAGCTTGGGTACGGTGACTATCTAACGGGATGTATAGTTTATGAGTACATTCTATATCCGACAACCTTTTATAGaggatttgtttttttggagTTTGGCCCTCAAAGTGTCATCACCTTGGTAGTATTTTCCTATGATAGTTTTCACTTCATGAACAAGTTCTTGTCTATTGTGTGACTATGGttatttgttgtgttttatttgttatttaaatgTTATCAAATTAATTACCTTGAATAAGAATTGGgttaatcaattaaaatttggtaGTTAAGCCATTGGGGtctaaataaaaatgttttcacAATGTATTTGTGGATGGATATTTGGAGTAGGGGTTGatagaaaatggaaaaatacatTCATGAGAAGACTACTCTGTTTCCTAATAAGTGAAAAGTCTacttataattcaatttttttttatatgagttAAACCTAGATGTGTCGTGGAAATAATAGTATGATTACATAAAGGAAAGCTTTTATAAGAAGCTTACACGCACCAAAGCGAAGCTTAGAGTGCTTCAAATTGTGTAAGACAAGATTTGATAACTTATTTTAAATGCTACAATATCTTCTCTTGAAATCAATGTCTTGATTTGGTCTTCAATTGCAtggaaagtaaataaaaatgatatttgcttgtaatttaggaGCACTAACTTTGGCGAGAGCCTTATTGCTCAATTGGCACCTTTAaatgttttcaacaaaaatgtcTGTCGTTCAAATCTTCTACCCAACTatcaatggagagagagagaaggagtaTCACAACTTTGAAATGCTTGGGTGGAATAATGAAGATAATAAGGTAGTCGGCAAACAATAAAATGTTGTCATGATTGCCGACTTTATAtcgaaatttttttaaaaagtaaagttACAGTTTGTAATAAGACAAATACGAAACTGTCCCCACTAACACTATACTTTGTATATAAGTGAGAAAAAATCAATAACCAAAATAAAGAAGAACAGCAACCTCTACTGTGCATTTGATTCCATTCTGGTTACTCTCTCAAGCAAATTATTCATAGCTATGGAAAATGCATCTTGAAACTTCTCAAGCTGTGAATTTGAATCCCCATATACCAACCCAGGTAGTACTTCATATATTATAAAGCTCCTCATATCCTCCCTCTTCCTTGGAGAAATCTTCATCAACCTCTCCACCACATTCACCTTCATCTGCTTCACCTCTTCTTGGTCTATGAACACAGAATATTTACCATGATCAGCAGACAAATGCCATGGATACTGGTAGTAAGCTGTGAAAGGACAGAAAAATACTGGAATGCAACCAGATACCAAAGAATCAAATACTGATTTTCTTGTTGGGCTATCCCCTGGAGGCTGCAAGCAGAATTCAGACTCCTTGAAGAGCTCAATAACTGACTCAGGCTGATCACAACCTCCTGAACTGCAATTCATAAACCTGCACATTCCATTCTCTGCAGAATTGCACTGGTTGATTAATATTGACCTTATGTTGTCCGGTTGATCAGGCCGTGGTGCCCCAGCAAAGCTCACAAGACTTTTTCGACTCGAACTGATAATCTTCAATTGCCATGAGATAATGTCATCATCTGAATGAGGGTGGAAGAAGGTCGGGTGTGGAATTCCAATGTCGTTTACATGCCATGGTTGGCGTTCGATCAAGAGCTTTATGGGGTTTTGCATTTGACTAAGCTCTAAAAATCTAGTCCCCCATGGAGAATTGTCATATCTCCTAAAATCCCATGATATCTTCCCCAACACAAACACATGATCCTTACCAGCATTCCGAACCCAAGGCTGCTGCTTTTCCAGCCACTTTATGAGTTCCAATGGTAAGGTATCCTTGACATCATTGGATACATTTTTGAAATGCCATCTCAAAATGTCTAAACCACCATAAAATGGGACATAAAAAAGCTTGGCCTCATGCTCATTATAAACCCTGCATGGATGCTTCATGACCCTCGTATGAAATATTGGCTCCAGTGAGTACTGATGAGTCTGATACCATCCTTTTCCAAGCTTTGGTATTGGCTGACCCAATGCATCATTATTGAAATACTCACAAAAATCTGTCCATGGAACCAAATCATGACACTGACCAACCAAGTCAGTATTGAACTTTGATGGCAAATCATAAACATATATCCCCCTCCCATCACACACCGGATGATTCTTACTTGACTTCCATGATCGATGAAGTTGCAACTGTTCCTCCACAACCTTCTTAGCATGTCCAATCTCCTCTTCTCTGCCTTTTTCTAATTCTCTAATATCTGGATTTGGGTTATTCTGAGCAGTTTTCAGAACCTCCACAGCATTTACAACCTCATTTTCGTCTTTGTCAGCTTGGTTTTCAGCATTTGGAATTTGTTCATCCAAAACAACATTGACAGCCTGCACAGTATTTGCAACCTCCTCTTTTCTGTCTGCATTGACCTTTTTTCCTATCTCAGGATTCAGATCATCCCGAACAACATTAAGAATCTCTTTTATATCCCCGTTGATGCTAGGACTAATGGCACTATTATTGATTACCGGAATAGGGATATCAAAATTTGGCTGGGTCCCTGCAGAGAGACAATAGAGGTTGTTGAGTTTCCGAGATGAGACGCAGACATGAATGATTTTCCCTGATATAATGGTGGTGGAGGAAGACCAAAGGAAGATAAGGATTAGGAGGAAGACAGCAGCTGGGATTCGATAAAAAAAGTTGATCAAAATTGAATAAGAGAAGCAAATTTCTCGTGCTTCTACTTTTTTGgattgttttgatttctttttggaCACAGAAACTGCCATTTTTGGTAGCTAGGAACAATGTTTGTAACTGGTCTTAGTTCTGGTTTTCTAGTAGGGGAAAGTTCCATTGTCTCCTGGAATGATTTGAACATGGAAGCACGTATTATGAGATATGTGTGCACGTTTGAATGTGTCCTATAAGTTTGCACGTTGGagactaaaaaattatttttgaaggtGATGCCTCAGCATTATAATATAAACTTTGCAGGTCAGCACTTCTTTGTTTTAGTTAGCATGCATGCTGATTGAACCTCTATTTTGTCCATGGACAAagtatcaaaatatataaatagtcaaAGACGTGCTAGATTAATGTATAACTTGGACTGCACAAGCCAAGTATCTATTTTCTACAGTTTCAGTACTCTGCCATTAAGACCAGCTCAAATTTGTCAATTTGAATTatgctcaaaatcatcaaattgaCTGAATCGTTGGTCAACTGATTGATCCCAGAAACTGCTAAATCTACCATACCACATTTCCTATCCAACTaacgggtttttttttttttttataacaataacATTTTTGTATGCTTAATGTACAAAATGGGACCAAATTAatatgagaaatgttatgttcacaatattttcacaacaaatcatatgtgATAGGTTATTAcgagttgttattggtggagtaaaaaagtaattttagtggtaaattcaaattagaatcaataacaactaactatctatgatttgttgtaaaaatgttatagacgtAACATTTCTCTATTAATATCGGCTCCAGATTCCTTTTTCATGCAGTTGCAGTTGGATTTAAATGCTTTAGTGGAGCACTAATGGGCAAAAATAACTGGTACAAGTAAATCAACAAATATGTAATTGTccattgttgttatttttttcttggttaACCCTTTAATAAGCTACTTTATTTTAGGCAGAATGGGAAGATACAAAGTATTCATTGTCCCTCAGTATCTGGTCAATTACAACTTTTAATTTAGAcatagcaagaaaaaaaaaacatgcagaACAAGGAGGATTTGCAACATGGGTGATGAAGTTACATGAGCATAGAACCCAGGTAGGAAGACATACCAATCACCAATTTACAGCATACTATCCGTTCTAGCAGGCAGCCTGCGGAAGAAGTTGATAGGCACTGATGGAGACTTGTGGCGAAATCTTGGATGCCTCATCACGTAAAACCCTGCCAAAGCTGCCACAGCCTGGAATGGTGTCACATACAACACTAGTGCAGCTACAAGGCAGAATGTAATGAAGATGGCTGTAGCACGAGGATCTCGCCAACTCAATAGATTCTGAAGTCGCTCCCCTTGAGTTGCAACATCACCAACCACAGTCTGAATTCTACCAGCCACACTCCTCAGCCGATCATACCTCATTCTCACCACATCTGGGCTCCGGCTTGTAGGGAATGAGTCAAATTCCTCATCTAGCTCATCAGAGAGTACAGCCTCAGCTTGTGAGAGCTTTGTGTTCATGTGGGGAGGATACCTTGGCCTGTACCGGAAGTTCCACACCCCTATTAGAAACATGTAGAGGAAAGCTGTTGGCAGTATCAGTTCTGGGAAACAAACAAGCATAAGAAAGAGCACATGAACTAGGACtgttgtaataggattcctccACAAGCAGATTTCCCCAAACCATTTCCCAACAGCAAACAGTCCTGAGAAAACTGTCATTAGCCGGAAGAAATGAGCCTTGCTTCTCCTCATGCTCCAAAGGTGTGAGTCTATATCAGACATATATTCCAAAACTTCCTTTCTAAGTGGAGGCTCTGCTCGACCTAACCGTGCTGCTACTATGTGGACAGCTTGGTGACGGAGCATGTCAACCTGCATAATGCCAAAAGGCCTTACATAGTGCATTTTTGGCAGTAGAGGTCGTGAGTATTGGTAAAGCATGTTCACAAATGAGGTGCATGTAAACCGTATTGCCAAATGTAGTTCTCCCATCTTCTTAACACCAGAAGGATGAAGAACCAGCAATGGATAAAAGTGTGTATAAATACGGCCTGTTTCAAGTGTGGAGATACGAACACGAACCTTCCCAATCTTCAGGTCCTTGTTACCATTTGAACCCTTTTCACCAAGCAGGCTGTTGTCAAATACACCTATGGTGATAACTGTAGCTGGATCAAACACCTCCCAAGTGTACTGTTCATTGTATTTTGGACACAGGTTGTCAACAATGGTGCGTGTCCTGACCCATTTATGACCATACTTTGCTACACAGTATGTATCAGATGTGCCCCTTCCATCTCGCGTCTTCATGGGATGAAGCCCTACAGCATTCAATATTCCAAGCTCTAAAACTCCAATTGGTGGCTTCCACAGCTGCTTCGCTGTGGGGCGGAGATCGCTGCTGTAATGAGTGGACTCGTCAAGAACATGGTATCCTCCATCTAGACTGACTCGGAGATGGAGTCGGCTAtagaacttttcttttttcaactgATCTACATCCAGAGCAATTGGCTTTTCTAGGTTGAACCAACGGGAATGGATCATACGGTCATCAGCACGCTTATCTACAGAGCTCAAGGGTatgatgacccttccaatgattTCATCTTTTCCAGGACCTACACGATCCTCAACTGATATGACCAGATGATCCTCAAAGGGTTCAGCAGCAACAAACAAAAGATCCTCATTCCAAAGAGAACACAGGGTCCGAGCCTGAACATTTTTGGTCTTCAAAACCTGGTTACCTATCTGTGCCTTGACATACACATCCGGGAAACGATTCTTCTCTGTTGGAACTAAGTCTTGCGCCTCAATAACATTAACACGCACGTACCACAACCGTGGTGCATGATAGACTTTAGAACGTATCGCTGCAGAGATAGCTGGTGTGCTATCAATAGGCATAGCTGCATCAGAATGCCATGCATCAGAAAAGGCCTCATCTGCTTGGGTGCCAATCCAAACTGCAAGCATCAGCTCACCCTTAATCTTCTCACCCTTTTTATCCCCAAGCCTGTACCATTCTGGAGCCAAAGGGCTATCCGGAGGTACTCGCAATGGAACTTCATTGATGTCAAACCTTACAATGCCCACAAAATCATCTTTGACAAGATCCTTGTCCTTAATCACAACTTCCAGAACAGATGCTTGCGTCCGGTCCTTTGAAAAGGCAAACACCTGATTCCACACTGGATTTTGCTGCTTCTCAAAATGTTTTGTAATCCCTTTATAATTTCCAATTTTCACCTCAACATATGGATCAAGACTTCCTGTAACATCCATAGCAGGAAGATCACGGGCCTTAACAACCCTTACATAGAGAAAATGCATCTTTTCCACAAGATCATAAGTACTTGCAGTCTTGTCTCCGTGAATGACACGGCCCCCAACAACTCTCCCACCACCA
Coding sequences within:
- the LOC142613354 gene encoding putative phospholipid hydroperoxide glutathione peroxidase, whose amino-acid sequence is MLCSSTRIILRKNQILGPIFASLLTNQFSTYSKQTHLRFSHLSSVSLFSKSIRTEFSRPLLFDFRSVRAMASQSQTESVHNFIVKDAKGNDVDLSKYKGKVLLIVNVASQCGLTNSNYTELNQVYEKYKDQGLEILAFPCNQFGAQEPGSNEQILEFACTRFKAEFPIFDKVDVNGNNAAPLYKFLKSSKGGIFGDSIKWNFSKFLVDKDGNVIDRYAPTTSPLSIEKDVKKALGIA
- the LOC142613015 gene encoding xyloglucan-specific galacturonosyltransferase 1-like: MAVSVSKKKSKQSKKVEAREICFSYSILINFFYRIPAAVFLLILIFLWSSSTTIISGKIIHVCVSSRKLNNLYCLSAGTQPNFDIPIPVINNSAISPSINGDIKEILNVVRDDLNPEIGKKVNADRKEEVANTVQAVNVVLDEQIPNAENQADKDENEVVNAVEVLKTAQNNPNPDIRELEKGREEEIGHAKKVVEEQLQLHRSWKSSKNHPVCDGRGIYVYDLPSKFNTDLVGQCHDLVPWTDFCEYFNNDALGQPIPKLGKGWYQTHQYSLEPIFHTRVMKHPCRVYNEHEAKLFYVPFYGGLDILRWHFKNVSNDVKDTLPLELIKWLEKQQPWVRNAGKDHVFVLGKISWDFRRYDNSPWGTRFLELSQMQNPIKLLIERQPWHVNDIGIPHPTFFHPHSDDDIISWQLKIISSSRKSLVSFAGAPRPDQPDNIRSILINQCNSAENGMCRFMNCSSGGCDQPESVIELFKESEFCLQPPGDSPTRKSVFDSLVSGCIPVFFCPFTAYYQYPWHLSADHGKYSVFIDQEEVKQMKVNVVERLMKISPRKREDMRSFIIYEVLPGLVYGDSNSQLEKFQDAFSIAMNNLLERVTRMESNAQ
- the LOC142614100 gene encoding multiple C2 domain and transmembrane region protein 7-like codes for the protein MMNNLKLGVDVVSAHNLLPKDGLGSSSAFVELYFDGQKFRTTIKEKDLNPVWNESFYFNISDPSNLHYLTLDAYIYNNVKATNSRSFLGKISLTGTSFVPYSDAVVLHYPLEKRGLFSRVRGELGLKVYITDDPTIKSSIPIPATESLPSKEPSVTNAQAQTVPNAATNTHKVESRHIFHHLPNSTHHHHHQSSASAAPSPITAAVPQHGTKYEFDEMKVESQPPKVVRMYSASSSQPAEYALKETSPFLGGGRVVGGRVIHGDKTASTYDLVEKMHFLYVRVVKARDLPAMDVTGSLDPYVEVKIGNYKGITKHFEKQQNPVWNQVFAFSKDRTQASVLEVVIKDKDLVKDDFVGIVRFDINEVPLRVPPDSPLAPEWYRLGDKKGEKIKGELMLAVWIGTQADEAFSDAWHSDAAMPIDSTPAISAAIRSKVYHAPRLWYVRVNVIEAQDLVPTEKNRFPDVYVKAQIGNQVLKTKNVQARTLCSLWNEDLLFVAAEPFEDHLVISVEDRVGPGKDEIIGRVIIPLSSVDKRADDRMIHSRWFNLEKPIALDVDQLKKEKFYSRLHLRVSLDGGYHVLDESTHYSSDLRPTAKQLWKPPIGVLELGILNAVGLHPMKTRDGRGTSDTYCVAKYGHKWVRTRTIVDNLCPKYNEQYTWEVFDPATVITIGVFDNSLLGEKGSNGNKDLKIGKVRVRISTLETGRIYTHFYPLLVLHPSGVKKMGELHLAIRFTCTSFVNMLYQYSRPLLPKMHYVRPFGIMQVDMLRHQAVHIVAARLGRAEPPLRKEVLEYMSDIDSHLWSMRRSKAHFFRLMTVFSGLFAVGKWFGEICLWRNPITTVLVHVLFLMLVCFPELILPTAFLYMFLIGVWNFRYRPRYPPHMNTKLSQAEAVLSDELDEEFDSFPTSRSPDVVRMRYDRLRSVAGRIQTVVGDVATQGERLQNLLSWRDPRATAIFITFCLVAALVLYVTPFQAVAALAGFYVMRHPRFRHKSPSVPINFFRRLPARTDSML